Proteins encoded within one genomic window of Arachis ipaensis cultivar K30076 chromosome B08, Araip1.1, whole genome shotgun sequence:
- the LOC107610447 gene encoding uncharacterized protein LOC107610447 has protein sequence MDKKITRFKEEIKKIDDMVSNGVYDGTIKARRKALVTCCERWYVRKEVHWKQMSQSWHAKKMDKNTRYFHNIASARRRNNRIDTLVINGIQVKNQARIKVAIREFYKDLYHQKASPMMGFKDGLVGKIDETDARTLVELPSAEEIRATVWDCDSSKAPDTNITWVALAPKFVGAKEIKDLRPISMVGCVYKVISKVLVRRMRAVMPGLVGETQSAFVKGRKIHDGALIACEIVNRLKLRKNEAAIIKLDFQKAYDRVKWSFVDIV, from the exons ATGGACAAAAAAATTACACGGTTTAAGGAAGAAATCAAGAAGATTGATGATATGGTAAGCAATGGAGTGTATGATGGAACGATTAAGGCTAGAAGAAAGGCGTTGGTCACTTGTTGTGAGAGATGGTATGTAAGGAAAGAAGTTCATTGGAAACAGATGTCTCAGTCCTGGCATGCGAAGAAGATGGACAAAAATACAAGATACTTTCACAATATAGCCTCAGCAAGAAGGCGGAATAATAGGATTGATACACTGGTGATAAACGGCATACAGGTCAAGAATCAAGCGAGAATTAAGGTAGCTATCAGAGAATTCTACAAGGATTTATATCATCAGAAAGCTTCTCCTATGATGGGATTCAAAGATGGTTTGGTGGGTAAGATAGATGAGACAGATGCTAGGACTTTAGTGGAGCTGCCATCGGCTGAAGAGATCAGAGCGACTGTGTGGGACTGCGACTCATCTAAAGCGCCAG ATACCAATATCACTTGGGTGGCGCTTGCACCCAAGTTCGTTGGTGCGAAGGAGATCAAAGATTTACGGCCTATAAGTATGGTGGGGTGCGTTTACAAGGTTATCTCGAAGGTACTAGTTAGGAGGATGAGGGCAGTCATGCCGGGATTAGTAGGGGAGACTCAAAGTGCGTTTGTCAAAGGGAGAAAAATACATGATGGGGCACTTATTGCGTGTGAAATAGTAAACCGGCTGAAACTGAGGAAAAATGAGGCAGCAATAATCAAGCTAGATTTTCagaaagcatatgatagagtcaAATGGAGTTTTGTCGACATTGTATAA